In Maridesulfovibrio sp., the genomic stretch CCATCAGCCAGCAATACTGTGGTATCGGTAACGCGGTCATTAGTGACTGGCAGGTCTGAGGCAACACTTGACTCTGAAACAGTATTATAAGTCTGGTAAACATCCAGCTTGATCAGACCGTCTTCACGGTTGATGCGCGGGGTAATTTTGAGCTTGATACCGACATCCTTGTACTCGTAGGTGGAAACAACACCGCTGCCGGTGGTGGTACTTTCACCACTCTTAAACGGTCTGCTTTCACCGACAAAAATCTCGGCTTCATTGTTATCCAGAGTCATTACCTGCGGAGCGGAAATCAGGTTGAAGTCGGATGCCGTTTTGGTAAAGTTAACCAATGCTCCGATAGTTGGAAAAGTCTTACCGGCATAAGAGATCGTATCCCCCAGAACCCCCATGGAGTAACCGCTGGGCATACTCGAAGGATCGGTGGCGTAACCCGGGAGGGAACTACTGGCCGCAGTATATCCCAATGTAGCGACACTACCACCCATCTCAATTCCGCCCTGCCACTCAACACCGAACTTCTTCGTATTTTCCAAAGAAGTTTCCAAAACAAGGGCTTCAATATAGACCTGATCCTGAGCCTGATCCAGCTGTTCCACGAACTTATCAATCTGGGGCAGCTGATCCGGGCTGGCCATTACAATAAGAGTGTTGGTGGTTTCATCGGCCGAAATCTGGATTTCATTATCATCATCTGAACCTGATGATTTCTTCTGCTGGGTATCAGTTTTTTTATTAGCCCCTTTTGCAGAGGGGATTGCACCACCGGAAGTAAGGCTTTTAAGTACCTCCCCGGCGACAGTGGCTTCGATATTATGCACCCTGTAAATTTTCATCTTTGATGAAAATGACTCATTGCTGGCGCGGTCAAGCTTTGAAATTAAACTTTTAATATTTGCGATCTGCTCTGCAGAACCTGCAACCAACATACTGTTGGCCCAGTCCAGGGATTCAATAACCGGTGGAGTTCCGGCTTTCCCGCTTTTCGATAATTTGTCGTAAAAAGAAATCAGCTTACCGGCCACAGTGGCAGAACTGGTCATCTCAAGCTCAATCAAAGCAGAAGCCTGCTTGTCCCCAGCTCTGGCAAGGATCGCCAGCAGCTTTTTCATTTTATTTACATTGTCCTGCAGGTCACGAACCATGACAGCATCGGCCATTGGCACTGCGGTAACTTTGCCGAGACGAGAAGCAACCTGAGCTAGCACACCCTGAACTTTAGCAGGGTCCATCTTGCCTTCAAGCTGAAAGATAGAAGTTATGATTTCTTCCCCATTCCCCGGTGATGGCGATGACTTAACATCCGGAGTAATGAGTTTTGCATCACGCAACGGCAGCACATAGGTCACGTTGTTACGGGTGACAGCATTAAATCCAGCCCCGGTAAGTACTTCCTGAAAAACAGCCATAAGTTCCGGCTCGGTGAGAGATTGCCCGGCGTAGATGCTGACATGAGTTTTCGGCAGAGTATCTTTTTGGAAAACAATGTTCCTGCCGGTATAGCGGCCAACAAATTTAATAAATTCTTCGAGAGAAATACTCTCAAGGTTGGCATGTACTCCGTCCCCGCCTTCTGGCTGGGCCATGGCTACAGGTACAGAAAGAGAAATGGACAAGACCAAAGTGACAAAAAAAACACTTAATTTCTTCAGCATATTCAGCTTCATAGGCTCCACCGGATTTCCGGCAAAATCTTATATTCTCTGTAAAAAATCATCAATACATATGATAATTTTTCATTTCAGACGTTCTAATGTTGCATCTCTGCAAGCATCCTACACTTACAAAAACCAGTCAAGCTTTCGCACTCCCGGCCTTAATTACATAAACTGATAAAACAAAAATGAATTGTATGCAAAATGGATAAGTGTTGAGGAAACACAGCTCCTGTACCTTTGCCAGATATACCCGAAGGCAAGGGATGGGAAAAATGTCAACAATGCCCAATGCACAGGCTGATGGACAAGGTGAACACCGGCAAAAAGTACTGAAGTGAGTACATTTGCCAGACTCAACGGCCCCAACCGCCACTTATACTTTAAAAGTCTGTCTAACCCTTCCTGCAACAGGAACCTGAAAAAGAATTCCTCGAACATCGCCTTGAAAAACAATGTGGAAAGAGTGAGCCTTATATCCGGCTCAGGAACATAAAGCCCCACGAATCCCAGAGACAAAAACAAATAAAATATAGGATCGGTAAGGCTGATCGCCCCCCATTTGAACTGGTACCAAATCCCTTTCAAGATTCGGTTTACGAAAAAATCATAAACCATAAGTTTCTTTATCTATATCAAATGTTATTAAATCTAAACGGTTGAAATGGGCAATAGGCCAAATCATACTCAAGAAGCTACTTCTTGTAGCAGGTTTACACTCTGTCTAAAACCCTTAAAAGTACATCTTCGGGCAAAACTTTGGTCAAACAGGCCAGATCGCCCCGTTCACACCTTTCTTTTCCGCACGGAGCACAGTCCATTCCGGCCACGACTTCCTCATGTTCCGGTGATGGAAAGACCCAGCTTCCAGAAGAACCGGGCATTACAATACTCTGGGTTCCAACGGCTACAGCAAAATGCCTCGGGGCAGAACAGTTGCCGATATGCAGCACAGCCCTCTCAATTAAAGCAGCCATAAGACGCAGAGAGCCGGGTTTCTCGAGCATTACGCACTTGTCCGGAACACCGGATTCATCCCTCACTTTCAGGGCGACATCCTTTTCCCCCGGGCCGTAAAGCAGAAAAAACTTGAAATTGGGCCGTTCTTTGGCTGTCAGACCGATCAATTTCCCATAATACTCCTCCGGCCACTTCCGGGTATACCTTCTGTGGGAGGCATCAATGGTTATTAACGGCTCATTCTCACCAACTCCCAAAGATTCAAGACAGGATTTTGCTTCAGCGCGCTCTTCGTCTGAGACAAAAAGCTTGGGCCGTTCATAATTCCAGTCAATCCCCAGCGGCTTGAGTACTCCTGCCTTATACATGGCAGCGTAGCCGTCCGGTATTGACTCAGGCCAGTTGGTATAAAGCCAACGATTATACCACGGCGGCATTTCTGCGAGCTTTACCGGAGCATCACTGAACATAACTACCCACCGGCAGCGGGGCAGCTGCTGAAAGTCCACAATCAAATCATAACCTGAGCGCCCGACTTTCCAATAGAAAGCAAGCGCTTTCAGTGGATTACGCAACTCATTTTTTTTGATTGCCCAAACATGTCCGACCGCCGGATTGTTATCAAATACCTGTGTGCACTTTTCTTCAGTTAAAATATGGATTTCGGCATTTGGAAATCTTTTATGCAAAAGTGAAACAGAAGGAGTCGCCAGAACAACATCGCCAATCTGGCGCAACTGGCAAACAAGAATCTTTTTGGGATTTAAGGATGAAATGTCTTTCACGGTAAAAAACTCACAAATATTATACAATGCATCAATAATATCGAAGAGGACGCAATAAAGCACACCCGTACGTTAAAGTCCAGATAGTGCAAACTTCCAATATGCTGCACTCAGCATGCCTGCAAATAAACCAGCACTCAATCCCGGTCAAGCAATTGAAACCTCCTGATTCTGCTGCTTAGACCAATCCCAATAAATATATATGAACAAAAACAACTTTGACAAAAAGAACACAGATCAATTAACTTGCAGACAGAAATATACTCAAAAGAACGGCACCAAACTAAAACACGGGAGATCTCATGAAAAAATTTTACACCTGCCTGTTTGCCATTATCTTATCAGCTCTGGTTTTTGCCCCTTGCGCATTTTCAGAAAACAAACTGAAAGAGACCACCCTGAATTTAAGCTATAATCCTATTGATATGAAACTCCCCCCCTGCTCTGATAAAATTGCTGTGGTAAAATTTACTGAGAGCAAACCAATTGAACAAATAGGGCAGAGCAACCAATTTAAATATTATCCTTCGATAGATATCGGAACCTGGATGGGAAAGGCGGTGTATGCACAACTTAAGGCTGAGGGCATAAATGTTGAGTATTTTGAAACCATGGATGATGCTGGTGATATGTTTATAATTACCGGAATTGCCAACAAGGTTTATATCCACCGTCCCGGACAGCTTGAGATGCAATATAAAGTCCGCCTTGACGGCATGGTAACTCGAAACAATAAACTTCTTTTTGCCCAGAACTATACCTCTAAACAAGATAAAGACCTCAGCAACACTGGAGACAATGCTGGTAAACTAATGGCCGGGCTGCATGACATCTTCAGCATATTTCTCCCGCAGGCAATAAAAACAATCAATGAAAACAAATAACTGCTAATTATAGTCATTGCAAAACCAAAAACCCGGAATGCAGTATTGCATTTCGGGTATTATAGATACACTAGAGAACGTATATATTTTAAAAGCTTATGCTTGCATAGCGTGTGAATAACAGCTATTAGAACCCTCCCCGGCTTATAATTCTTCAAACTCTCCACTATTTTAACATAATTCAACGGAAGCCTTAGCCAGAAACAAACTGCAAGAACAATGAACAGTTTTATCAATAGCATAGAATACCACCTCCCGGAACGTACCATAGACTGCCATGCACTGGATGACACCAAACCACACTGGCATGTGCACAACTCTCTCCCCAAAACCGGGGTTCGCTACCTGCATCATAGCGCAAAAGATGAAACCACTTTGCAGCTGGCACACAAATCCGCATCAAAAGCTTTGGAAGGAGTTCCTGAAAACGAACTCCCTGACACCCTGATCGTCTGTACGCAGACTCCCGATCAGCTGCTGCCGCATGTTTCTGCATGTTTACAGCATGAACTCGGACTGCCTTCATCCACCAAATGCTTTGACATCAGCCTTGGATGCAGCGGCTATTGCTATGGTTTATCCATCGCCTACGGATATATCGCGGCAGGAATTTCCAAAAGAGTACTTTTCGTGACCGTTGATAACTACTCTAAAGCAATTGATCCGGAGAATAAGACTTCATTCCTTATATTTTCGGATGGATCTTCTGCAACAATTATCGACAAGCCGGACTCGGCACCCTCATTCCTTTTTGGTACTGACGGCAGCCGCAGCGGGGCTATCCGCTGTATCAACACCGGTATCAGTGTTGTGACCGGCAAAAATACAGATACTCCAATTGCCAGACCGGACCTTCAGATGGACGGTTTCAACGTCTTTCAGTTTACAGTTAAGACTATTCCAGCCGAAATCAGAAAACTGGCTAAACAGGCCGGGACAGGCATGGAACACATCGACCTTTTTGTTTTTCATCAGGCCAGTAACAAAGTCTTGGAATCTCTGGCCTCAAAGTTGAATATTCCGGATGAGAAAATGATTATAGACCTGTATGACGTTGGAAATACGACCTCGTCCACAATACCCATTGCCATGAAAAGAGCAGAGGCTAATGGAAGGCTGCACCGGGGAGATACCGTCATGCTTTTTGGATTCGGTATCGGCCTGAGCTGGTCAGGAGCCGTCTTTAAATATTAAAAATAAAACTCCCCGGAACATGCGTTCCGGGGAGTTTTCATATTTTCAAGTCCATGGCGAACTTAAAGCCGGACTTTATCCAGAATAAATTCTTCAACCTTCGATACCGATTCTTCAAGGGTTTCCCTATCTGTTTCGACAATCAAATCCGGCTCATCAGGTGCATCATAAGGTGCAGATATTCCGGTATAATTTTTGATTTTTCCTTCACGAGCCATTTTATAATACCCCTTCACATCCCTTTGCTCACAAACCTCAAGTGAACATGAAACATAAATTTCATAAAAATCAGCTTCGCCTACAATTTCGCGGGCCATTTTACGATACTCTTTAAGCGGGGAAATAAAGGCACACATACAGATGGTTCCATTATCGGTGAACAGCCTGCACACTTCTGCAATACGCCTGATATTTTCAGTACGCGCAGTCGGAGAAAAACTTAAATCACTGCATAGCCCGTGCCGGACATTGTCCCCGTCAAACACATAAGCCCGCATGGCGCAGTCGAACAACCGCTTTTCAACACAATGGGCAATAGTCGATTTTCCAGAACCTGAAATGCCGGTAAACCAGAACACCGCCGCCCTATGTCCATTCAGATTTTTCCGGTCTTCACGCGAAACTTCACCACGGAATTTAAGTATATTCTTACAGACAGCCATACAATTTATTCCCCAACCTTATGCAGATATACATCTCGCTGAGGAAAAGGCATTACAATCCCTTCTTCATTGAATTTCTTATAGATATCACGGCTGAGAGTA encodes the following:
- the gspD gene encoding type II secretion system secretin GspD, which gives rise to MKLNMLKKLSVFFVTLVLSISLSVPVAMAQPEGGDGVHANLESISLEEFIKFVGRYTGRNIVFQKDTLPKTHVSIYAGQSLTEPELMAVFQEVLTGAGFNAVTRNNVTYVLPLRDAKLITPDVKSSPSPGNGEEIITSIFQLEGKMDPAKVQGVLAQVASRLGKVTAVPMADAVMVRDLQDNVNKMKKLLAILARAGDKQASALIELEMTSSATVAGKLISFYDKLSKSGKAGTPPVIESLDWANSMLVAGSAEQIANIKSLISKLDRASNESFSSKMKIYRVHNIEATVAGEVLKSLTSGGAIPSAKGANKKTDTQQKKSSGSDDDNEIQISADETTNTLIVMASPDQLPQIDKFVEQLDQAQDQVYIEALVLETSLENTKKFGVEWQGGIEMGGSVATLGYTAASSSLPGYATDPSSMPSGYSMGVLGDTISYAGKTFPTIGALVNFTKTASDFNLISAPQVMTLDNNEAEIFVGESRPFKSGESTTTGSGVVSTYEYKDVGIKLKITPRINREDGLIKLDVYQTYNTVSESSVASDLPVTNDRVTDTTVLLADGSTMVIGGLIKSDQTRSDSGVPYLSDLPLLGWLFKSTSNSNNKQTLMVFLSARIIQTTEQLEAISKAKMDKYRQQRKRFESFIDKEFNTFENDSEGSDESGSSSSDS
- the mrtJ gene encoding JDVT-CTERM system glutamic-type intramembrane protease, encoding MVYDFFVNRILKGIWYQFKWGAISLTDPIFYLFLSLGFVGLYVPEPDIRLTLSTLFFKAMFEEFFFRFLLQEGLDRLLKYKWRLGPLSLANVLTSVLFAGVHLVHQPVHWALLTFFPSLAFGYIWQRYRSCVSSTLIHFAYNSFLFYQFM
- a CDS encoding glycosyltransferase family 9 protein, translated to MKDISSLNPKKILVCQLRQIGDVVLATPSVSLLHKRFPNAEIHILTEEKCTQVFDNNPAVGHVWAIKKNELRNPLKALAFYWKVGRSGYDLIVDFQQLPRCRWVVMFSDAPVKLAEMPPWYNRWLYTNWPESIPDGYAAMYKAGVLKPLGIDWNYERPKLFVSDEERAEAKSCLESLGVGENEPLITIDASHRRYTRKWPEEYYGKLIGLTAKERPNFKFFLLYGPGEKDVALKVRDESGVPDKCVMLEKPGSLRLMAALIERAVLHIGNCSAPRHFAVAVGTQSIVMPGSSGSWVFPSPEHEEVVAGMDCAPCGKERCERGDLACLTKVLPEDVLLRVLDRV
- a CDS encoding ketoacyl-ACP synthase III, with translation MNSFINSIEYHLPERTIDCHALDDTKPHWHVHNSLPKTGVRYLHHSAKDETTLQLAHKSASKALEGVPENELPDTLIVCTQTPDQLLPHVSACLQHELGLPSSTKCFDISLGCSGYCYGLSIAYGYIAAGISKRVLFVTVDNYSKAIDPENKTSFLIFSDGSSATIIDKPDSAPSFLFGTDGSRSGAIRCINTGISVVTGKNTDTPIARPDLQMDGFNVFQFTVKTIPAEIRKLAKQAGTGMEHIDLFVFHQASNKVLESLASKLNIPDEKMIIDLYDVGNTTSSTIPIAMKRAEANGRLHRGDTVMLFGFGIGLSWSGAVFKY
- the cysC gene encoding adenylyl-sulfate kinase; the protein is MAVCKNILKFRGEVSREDRKNLNGHRAAVFWFTGISGSGKSTIAHCVEKRLFDCAMRAYVFDGDNVRHGLCSDLSFSPTARTENIRRIAEVCRLFTDNGTICMCAFISPLKEYRKMAREIVGEADFYEIYVSCSLEVCEQRDVKGYYKMAREGKIKNYTGISAPYDAPDEPDLIVETDRETLEESVSKVEEFILDKVRL